One region of candidate division TA06 bacterium genomic DNA includes:
- a CDS encoding AAA family ATPase, giving the protein MKDKVGLTLEGKPQIVSVIGEAGLGKTRLVDELRSYLFGSHRDRALWLEGRALSHGQTLSYWLFLEILKTIYGIREQDKEQDISQKVIDRTKKIFPERYNQIAPYILTLFSIPVTGELEEKVKYLDPQNLQIQIFVSVRDLLVELAKRKPLVIFFEDLHWADPTSIELLQFLMNTFYGPVMLVFAFRPEKESGAWKIKELAVKQHKEKYAEVALERLSDTDSARLVDNLLKISGLTEQGKGLILSKAEGNPFYLEEILRSMIDNGVLVFESNIPGLASQSGAGWHLTSDISTLEIPDTIQGVIASRIDRLEDDVKRVLQMAAVIGKSFFKTILEYVTEAEKRLDEHLGKLEERELVLKLTTELEYAFKHPLTQEVAYNSLLKKKRKEFHLKVAQAIESIYKDKLEEFTELLAHNYSNSDNLEKAVEWLTKAGEKAREKYANQQAFQYYCEALQTLEKIPCAEKDLPQKLKKQLEVLEKKDDIIRFELGGYEKHITTAKEFASLSELASSIGDKEMEYKAIVLAAENYSGLIGYKNEVINYRNKSYELAKTIGKKELIADRLSHLGGIYAVEGDFKTAKTYLAQALKLVEECEDSNEKADTIRGTGSIYLCIIEDYMRAKSLFEKAMIIAVKLKDEEFEAECLRRIGETELALGNFDESLIIIQRGLILAERMRHLRLIESCHYSLRNFYEAIGNVDEVLKHAKICLDLLDQIGRLSTKPMVLQYTGLVYIWKGEYLIAIEHLKDAIKVTEEIGGKGPKMEAMYLIGDIYREIGYYEAAIKCHQDLLGYVKSSQYDEGVSWATGAIGLDYLCLNRIADAFTLLNDVIKTFPKNEYPQEMATYLFGLGQYYKTINKPEEAINYYCKSILLVEKQQDKIAKGIYNVQLAKVYFETSKVEVAQKILNESVFFAYISQCPELHYQACHLQGKIFEKQGKTQEALGQYRKAKEIIETVGNKITDEHLRECYLAVKERKEVYEDCERLETGDN; this is encoded by the coding sequence TTGAAAGACAAGGTAGGTTTAACGCTTGAAGGCAAGCCACAGATTGTCTCCGTTATCGGCGAAGCCGGCTTAGGCAAGACCAGGCTGGTTGACGAATTAAGATCATATCTTTTCGGTTCCCATCGCGACCGGGCCCTCTGGCTTGAGGGCCGGGCATTATCCCATGGTCAAACCCTGTCGTACTGGCTGTTCCTGGAGATATTAAAGACAATCTATGGAATAAGAGAGCAAGACAAAGAACAAGACATAAGCCAAAAGGTAATTGACAGGACTAAGAAGATATTTCCCGAAAGATACAACCAGATTGCGCCTTATATTTTGACCCTGTTCTCCATCCCGGTAACGGGCGAGTTGGAGGAGAAAGTAAAATACCTTGACCCCCAAAACCTGCAGATCCAGATATTCGTCAGCGTGCGAGACCTTTTGGTTGAACTGGCCAAAAGAAAGCCATTAGTAATCTTCTTTGAGGATTTACACTGGGCCGACCCGACCTCAATAGAGCTGTTACAGTTCTTAATGAACACCTTTTACGGGCCAGTGATGCTGGTCTTTGCCTTCAGGCCCGAGAAGGAAAGCGGAGCCTGGAAGATAAAAGAATTGGCCGTAAAACAGCATAAAGAGAAATATGCCGAGGTCGCCTTGGAAAGGTTATCGGACACCGACAGCGCCCGGTTAGTTGACAACCTGCTTAAAATCTCCGGACTGACGGAACAGGGGAAAGGTTTGATATTATCCAAAGCCGAGGGCAATCCCTTTTATCTTGAGGAGATTCTTCGGTCTATGATAGATAACGGTGTTTTAGTTTTTGAGTCTAATATCCCCGGCCTTGCTTCGCAAAGCGGGGCAGGCTGGCATCTGACATCCGACATCTCTACCCTGGAGATACCCGATACCATTCAGGGCGTGATCGCTTCACGGATAGACCGATTGGAAGATGATGTGAAGAGGGTGTTGCAGATGGCCGCGGTGATCGGCAAGAGTTTCTTTAAGACGATTTTGGAATATGTGACTGAAGCCGAGAAGAGGTTGGATGAGCATTTGGGCAAACTTGAGGAGCGGGAGCTCGTATTAAAACTAACAACTGAATTAGAATACGCCTTCAAGCATCCGTTAACCCAGGAAGTGGCTTATAACAGTCTGCTGAAGAAGAAGCGGAAAGAGTTCCACTTGAAGGTGGCCCAGGCCATAGAGAGCATTTATAAAGATAAACTGGAGGAGTTCACCGAGCTTTTGGCCCATAATTATTCCAACAGCGATAATCTGGAGAAAGCGGTGGAATGGCTGACTAAGGCAGGAGAAAAAGCAAGAGAAAAATACGCCAATCAACAGGCATTTCAGTATTATTGCGAGGCATTGCAAACATTGGAAAAGATTCCGTGTGCTGAAAAAGACCTGCCACAAAAACTTAAAAAACAGCTGGAGGTTTTAGAAAAGAAAGATGATATTATTAGATTTGAACTCGGCGGATATGAAAAACATATTACGACAGCAAAGGAATTTGCATCTCTATCAGAACTTGCGAGTTCTATTGGAGATAAAGAAATGGAATATAAAGCTATAGTGCTGGCTGCCGAGAATTACTCGGGATTAATCGGATATAAAAACGAAGTAATAAATTATAGAAACAAATCGTATGAGCTTGCAAAGACTATCGGCAAAAAGGAGCTTATCGCAGACAGACTATCTCATCTTGGCGGCATTTATGCAGTAGAAGGGGATTTTAAAACTGCAAAAACTTACCTTGCCCAAGCCCTAAAATTAGTGGAGGAGTGCGAAGATAGTAACGAAAAGGCAGATACAATTAGGGGAACTGGAAGTATATACTTATGCATAATAGAGGATTATATGAGAGCAAAATCCCTATTCGAAAAGGCGATGATTATAGCTGTTAAACTTAAAGATGAGGAATTTGAGGCCGAATGCCTACGAAGAATAGGTGAGACTGAACTTGCGCTTGGTAATTTTGATGAGTCTCTGATAATAATACAGAGGGGCCTTATTTTAGCAGAGAGAATGCGACATTTAAGATTAATTGAGTCTTGCCACTATTCTTTAAGAAATTTCTATGAAGCTATTGGAAATGTCGATGAAGTGCTAAAACATGCAAAGATTTGTCTTGATTTACTTGACCAAATAGGAAGATTAAGCACCAAACCTATGGTGCTTCAATATACTGGACTGGTATATATCTGGAAGGGTGAATATCTAATCGCGATTGAACATCTAAAAGACGCTATAAAAGTTACAGAAGAAATTGGTGGAAAGGGTCCGAAAATGGAGGCAATGTATCTTATAGGAGATATTTACAGGGAAATTGGGTACTATGAAGCAGCAATAAAATGTCATCAGGACCTTCTCGGGTATGTAAAAAGTTCGCAATATGATGAAGGAGTATCATGGGCAACTGGAGCAATTGGCTTAGACTACCTCTGCTTGAACAGGATTGCAGATGCCTTTACACTATTAAATGATGTAATAAAAACATTCCCCAAAAATGAGTATCCGCAAGAGATGGCGACCTATTTATTCGGGTTGGGACAATATTATAAAACGATAAACAAACCTGAAGAGGCAATAAACTATTATTGTAAATCAATTTTATTGGTTGAAAAACAACAAGACAAAATTGCTAAAGGGATTTATAACGTTCAACTAGCAAAGGTTTATTTCGAAACAAGTAAAGTAGAAGTGGCACAAAAAATATTAAATGAATCTGTATTTTTTGCTTACATTTCACAGTGTCCCGAACTACACTATCAGGCCTGCCATCTCCAAGGAAAGATTTTTGAAAAACAAGGGAAAACGCAAGAGGCATTGGGACAATACCGAAAGGCAAAAGAGATAATTGAAACCGTCGGCAATAAAATCACAGATGAACACTTGCGGGAATGCTATTTAGCCGTAAAAGAAAGAAAGGAAGTTTACGAGGACTGCGAGCGGCTGGAAACAGGGGATAATTAG